The following coding sequences are from one Geodermatophilus normandii window:
- a CDS encoding M20/M25/M40 family metallo-hydrolase: protein MTSPERAFVQAHLDDLHADLDAWLRIPSISADPAHAGDVAASAEWLAGALRRTGFPVVEIWPTPGAPAVYAEWPSADDGAPVALVYGHHDVQPVDPPELWEHPPFEPTRVETPDGPELHARGAIDDKGNVAFHLLGIRAHLAATGRDTPAVTVKLLVEGEEESGSPHFADLLRERADRLACDVVVVSDTGMAAPDVPSAVVAMRGLADAEITLRGPAVDLHSGSFGGGVPNPLHAMAELLAALHDEQGRVTLPGFYEKVRPLTDRERELMARVPLDEAAWLAGPAASRAATGEAGYSTLERIGARPTAEVNGMWGGYTGPGHKTIVPAEAHAKLTFRLVADQRPEDVGPLLRRWVDEHLPEGVVAEVHTPPGGVAPCASDLDSPHVDALLRAIGQAFDTAPDDVLFTREGGSGPEADLVEVLGAPLVFLGAGLPTDRIHSPNERVLLPMLYRGAEAAAHLWRELAAR from the coding sequence GTGACCAGCCCGGAACGCGCCTTCGTGCAGGCCCACCTCGACGACCTCCACGCCGACCTCGACGCCTGGCTGCGCATCCCGTCGATCTCGGCCGACCCCGCGCACGCCGGCGACGTCGCCGCGAGCGCCGAGTGGCTGGCCGGCGCCCTGCGGCGCACCGGGTTCCCCGTCGTCGAGATCTGGCCGACCCCGGGCGCACCCGCCGTCTACGCCGAGTGGCCCAGCGCGGACGACGGTGCGCCGGTCGCGCTGGTCTACGGCCACCACGACGTGCAGCCGGTCGACCCGCCGGAGCTGTGGGAGCACCCGCCGTTCGAGCCGACCCGCGTCGAGACGCCGGACGGGCCGGAGCTGCACGCCCGCGGTGCCATCGACGACAAGGGCAACGTCGCCTTCCACCTGCTCGGCATCCGCGCGCACCTGGCCGCCACCGGCCGGGACACCCCGGCCGTCACGGTGAAGCTGCTCGTCGAGGGCGAGGAGGAGTCCGGCTCGCCGCACTTCGCCGACCTGCTGCGCGAGCGCGCCGACCGGCTGGCCTGCGACGTCGTCGTCGTCAGCGACACCGGCATGGCCGCACCCGACGTGCCCAGCGCCGTTGTCGCCATGCGCGGGCTGGCCGACGCCGAGATCACGCTGCGCGGCCCCGCCGTCGACCTGCACTCGGGCTCCTTCGGCGGCGGCGTGCCCAACCCGCTGCACGCGATGGCGGAGCTGCTCGCCGCCCTGCACGACGAGCAGGGCCGGGTCACCCTGCCCGGCTTCTACGAGAAGGTGCGGCCGCTCACCGACCGCGAGCGTGAGCTCATGGCCCGCGTGCCCCTCGACGAGGCCGCCTGGCTGGCCGGCCCGGCCGCCTCCCGCGCGGCGACGGGGGAGGCGGGCTACAGCACGCTGGAGCGCATCGGCGCCCGGCCGACCGCCGAGGTCAACGGCATGTGGGGCGGCTACACCGGCCCCGGCCACAAGACGATCGTCCCGGCCGAGGCGCACGCCAAGCTCACCTTCCGGCTGGTGGCCGACCAGCGCCCGGAGGACGTCGGCCCGCTGCTGCGCCGGTGGGTCGACGAGCACCTGCCCGAGGGCGTCGTGGCCGAGGTGCACACCCCGCCCGGCGGCGTCGCCCCGTGCGCCAGCGACCTCGACTCCCCGCACGTGGACGCCCTGCTGCGGGCCATCGGGCAGGCCTTCGACACCGCACCCGACGACGTCCTGTTCACCCGCGAGGGCGGCAGCGGCCCCGAGGCCGACCTGGTCGAGGTCCTCGGCGCGCCGCTGGTGTTCCTCGGCGCGGGCCTGCCCACCGACCGCATCCACTCGCCGAACGAGCGGGTGCTGCTGCCGATGCTGTACCGCGGCGCCGAGGCGGCGGCCCACCTGTGGCGGGAGCTGGCGGCCCGGTGA
- a CDS encoding MGMT family protein codes for MDPADVDEAVYDVVESIPAGRVSTYGTIGRLVGVGPRRVARALSGGGGAVPWYRVVRADGTCAEPVRVRQLELLAGEGVPVRDGRVDLAAVAWPG; via the coding sequence GTGGACCCCGCGGACGTCGACGAGGCGGTCTACGACGTCGTCGAGTCCATCCCGGCGGGACGGGTGAGCACCTACGGGACCATCGGCCGGCTGGTGGGGGTGGGGCCGCGGCGGGTCGCCCGGGCGCTGTCCGGCGGCGGGGGAGCGGTGCCCTGGTACCGGGTGGTCCGCGCCGACGGGACCTGCGCCGAGCCGGTGCGCGTGCGGCAACTGGAGCTGCTGGCCGGCGAGGGCGTGCCCGTGCGCGACGGCCGGGTGGACCTGGCCGCCGTCGCCTGGCCCGGCTGA
- a CDS encoding ATP-dependent helicase produces MALRGDESAPVYRLVQPHAEPVRPPLLDPTQQAVVDHAGGPLLVLAGPGTGKTTTIVEAVAARIDRGVDPEQVLVLTFSRKAAAELRTRITARVARTIREPLARTFHSYAYGVLRRAALLRGEAPPRLLTAAEQDAVVAELLRGDLAGESGVRWPAALLPALSTAGFRGELRELLLRATERGVDPDLLTAWARETGNEAWLHAAAFQEQYEAVTAFSTAGGGDASGYDPAELVRAAMAELEDDPELLRQERARARWLFVDEYQDTDPAQVELLELLAGGGGDLVVVGDPDQAIYAFRGAEPRGIVEFPDRFRTADGRPAQRLSLGVSRRSGPALLEVSRRVAEALPGPWEHRRLQPAEGTDEGRAEVHVFGSAAVEAAYVADTLRRAHLVDGVPWSEMAVVVRTVLAIGPLRRALTSAGVPVEVSADDLPLAAQPAVAPLLASLSALLPQAGAEPGTLALDEAGAEALLASPLGGATVLDLRRLRRAVRIAQAQRGVDADERGTPLAAALADEALLEELPPAVAGPARRVAAVLAAGRVALARDGTAEDVLWAMWQRSGLAGRWARASATGGAAGAAADRDLDAVVALFDAAAGFVDRLPSATVAAFVEHLSAQELPGLTGMERDGATDAVRLLTAHASKGLEWDVVCVAGVQDGIWPDLRDRGTLLGTELLVERVAGIDGTSVDRRTQMLAEERRLFYVACTRARRRLVVTAVEGALDGPDAGATASRFLDLVVPPPDEGRALTPLPRSLRLPALVADLRRAVSDPQTEPARRSAAAAVLHRLAAEGVPGASPEDWWGLAPLSDDAPLVPGDGPVRVRPSAIETFQRCPLKWVLGAVGAEASPDTTRTVGSAVHAVAQRVAEGLAPAEAPAALAEELDALDLGPGWADQRQRIAARDMLDRFLGWHAANGRELLAAEADFDVTVGRARIRGQVDRLERDGAGRLVVVDLKTGRTHAKDVDTHGQLAAYQVAVAAGAFGDHGSAPGGAALLQVGTGAKAREQAQDALPPEVPVGETWAGQLVAEVGEGMGAATFEVRTGSHCARCPARRSCPLHERGRQVTA; encoded by the coding sequence GTGGCACTCCGGGGGGACGAGTCGGCGCCGGTCTACCGGCTCGTGCAGCCGCACGCCGAGCCGGTCCGGCCGCCGCTGCTGGACCCCACGCAGCAGGCCGTCGTCGACCACGCGGGCGGCCCGCTGCTCGTCCTCGCCGGCCCCGGCACGGGCAAGACGACGACGATCGTCGAGGCGGTCGCCGCCCGCATCGACCGCGGCGTCGACCCCGAGCAGGTCCTCGTCCTGACCTTCAGCCGCAAGGCCGCCGCCGAGCTGCGCACCCGCATCACCGCGCGGGTGGCCCGCACCATCCGCGAGCCGCTGGCGCGCACCTTCCACTCCTACGCCTACGGCGTGCTGCGGCGGGCGGCGCTGCTGCGCGGGGAGGCGCCGCCGCGGCTGCTGACGGCGGCCGAGCAGGACGCGGTCGTCGCCGAGCTGCTGCGCGGCGACCTCGCCGGCGAGAGCGGCGTCCGCTGGCCGGCCGCGCTGCTGCCGGCGCTGTCCACCGCCGGGTTCCGCGGCGAGCTGCGCGAGCTGCTGCTGCGGGCCACCGAGCGCGGCGTCGACCCCGACCTGCTCACCGCCTGGGCCCGGGAGACCGGCAACGAGGCGTGGCTGCACGCCGCCGCCTTCCAGGAGCAGTACGAGGCGGTGACCGCGTTCTCCACCGCCGGCGGCGGCGACGCCTCCGGGTACGACCCCGCCGAGCTGGTGCGGGCCGCGATGGCCGAACTCGAGGACGACCCGGAGCTGCTGCGCCAGGAACGCGCCCGGGCCCGCTGGCTGTTCGTCGACGAGTACCAGGACACCGACCCCGCGCAGGTCGAGCTGCTGGAGCTGCTCGCCGGCGGCGGCGGGGACCTGGTCGTCGTCGGCGACCCCGACCAGGCGATCTACGCCTTCCGCGGCGCCGAGCCGCGCGGCATCGTCGAGTTCCCCGACCGCTTCCGCACCGCCGACGGGCGGCCGGCCCAGCGGCTCTCGCTGGGTGTCAGCCGGCGGTCGGGCCCGGCGCTGCTCGAGGTCAGCCGCCGGGTGGCCGAGGCGCTGCCCGGCCCCTGGGAGCACCGCCGGCTGCAGCCGGCGGAGGGCACCGACGAGGGCCGCGCCGAGGTGCACGTGTTCGGCTCGGCCGCCGTGGAGGCCGCCTACGTCGCCGACACGCTGCGCCGCGCGCACCTGGTCGACGGCGTCCCGTGGTCGGAGATGGCCGTCGTCGTCCGCACCGTGCTCGCCATCGGCCCGCTGCGCCGGGCGCTGACCTCGGCGGGCGTGCCGGTCGAGGTGTCCGCCGACGACCTCCCGCTCGCCGCGCAGCCGGCCGTCGCGCCACTGCTGGCGTCGCTGAGCGCCCTGCTGCCGCAGGCCGGCGCGGAGCCGGGCACCCTCGCCCTGGACGAGGCGGGCGCGGAGGCGCTGCTGGCCTCCCCGCTCGGCGGCGCCACGGTGCTCGACCTGCGCCGGCTGCGCCGGGCGGTGCGCATCGCCCAGGCCCAGCGCGGCGTCGACGCCGACGAGCGGGGCACGCCGCTGGCCGCCGCCCTCGCCGACGAGGCGCTGCTGGAGGAGCTCCCGCCCGCGGTGGCCGGCCCCGCCCGCCGGGTCGCCGCGGTGCTGGCCGCCGGCCGGGTCGCGCTGGCCCGCGACGGCACGGCCGAGGACGTCCTGTGGGCGATGTGGCAGCGCAGCGGGCTGGCCGGCCGGTGGGCCCGCGCCAGCGCCACCGGAGGAGCCGCGGGCGCCGCTGCCGACCGCGACCTCGACGCCGTCGTCGCGCTGTTCGACGCCGCCGCCGGGTTCGTCGACCGGCTGCCCTCGGCCACCGTGGCCGCCTTCGTCGAGCACCTGTCGGCGCAGGAGCTGCCCGGGCTCACCGGGATGGAGCGCGACGGCGCCACCGACGCCGTCCGGCTGCTCACCGCGCACGCGTCCAAGGGCCTGGAGTGGGACGTCGTCTGCGTGGCCGGCGTCCAGGACGGCATCTGGCCCGACCTGCGCGACCGCGGCACGCTGCTGGGCACCGAGCTGCTCGTGGAGCGGGTCGCCGGCATCGACGGCACCTCGGTCGACCGGCGCACCCAGATGCTGGCCGAGGAGCGGCGGCTGTTCTACGTCGCCTGCACCCGCGCCCGGCGCCGGCTCGTGGTCACCGCCGTCGAGGGCGCGCTGGACGGCCCCGACGCCGGGGCGACCGCGTCGCGCTTCCTCGACCTCGTCGTCCCCCCGCCGGACGAGGGGCGCGCCCTGACGCCGCTGCCGCGCTCGCTGCGGCTGCCGGCGCTGGTGGCCGACCTGCGCCGCGCGGTCAGCGACCCGCAGACCGAGCCTGCCCGCCGCTCCGCGGCCGCCGCGGTGCTGCACCGGCTGGCCGCCGAGGGCGTCCCCGGCGCCTCGCCCGAGGACTGGTGGGGCCTGGCGCCGCTGTCCGACGACGCCCCGCTGGTGCCCGGCGACGGTCCGGTGCGGGTGCGCCCCTCGGCCATCGAGACCTTCCAGCGCTGCCCGCTGAAGTGGGTGCTCGGCGCGGTGGGCGCCGAGGCCTCGCCCGACACCACCCGCACGGTCGGCTCCGCGGTGCACGCGGTCGCCCAGCGGGTGGCCGAGGGACTGGCGCCGGCGGAGGCACCGGCCGCGCTGGCCGAGGAGCTCGACGCCCTCGACCTCGGTCCCGGCTGGGCCGACCAGCGGCAGCGGATCGCCGCGCGCGACATGCTCGACCGGTTCCTGGGCTGGCACGCCGCCAACGGCCGCGAGCTGCTCGCCGCCGAGGCCGACTTCGACGTCACGGTGGGCCGGGCGCGCATCCGCGGCCAGGTCGACCGGCTCGAGCGCGACGGCGCCGGCCGGCTGGTCGTCGTCGACCTCAAGACCGGCCGCACGCACGCGAAGGACGTCGACACCCACGGTCAGCTCGCCGCCTACCAGGTCGCCGTGGCCGCCGGCGCGTTCGGCGACCACGGCAGCGCGCCGGGCGGGGCCGCGCTGCTGCAGGTGGGCACCGGGGCGAAGGCCAGGGAGCAGGCGCAGGACGCGCTGCCGCCGGAGGTGCCGGTCGGCGAGACGTGGGCCGGTCAGCTGGTCGCCGAGGTGGGGGAGGGCATGGGCGCGGCCACCTTCGAGGTGCGCACCGGCAGCCACTGCGCGCGGTGCCCGGCGCGGCGCAGCTGCCCGCTGCACGAGCGCGGCCGGCAGGTCACCGCGTGA
- a CDS encoding serine/threonine-protein kinase, with protein MTVPEPGGRFGPYRVLGVLGTGGMGSVLRAHDDEHERDVALKVLHQQWAADEGYRERFRREARIAARLNEPHVVPIHRFGEIDGQLFLDMRLVEGEDLASLLRRAGRLAPARAVDVVGQVARALDAAHAGGLVHRDVKPSNVLLVARGDGGDLAGSAPGEDFCYLADFGIARTSEDATGPALTGTGMAVGSTEYMAPERFGSTPLDARVDVYSLACVLFEALTGRRLFPGADPVALMAAHMHSPPPPPSSLAPGVPPALDAVVLRGLAKDREQRWATAGAMAAAARAALAESGVPVPGTDAGTTVGPSAAAGNGRAATRQQQAPPRPLAPPTTVGPRPPAAAGAPRTARLPWVLAALGALLSLVLAVALVVVAVRSGDAGDAAAGAGQRLVAATLPAGVESGDCTEQEPADGVLREVTCPADPEGVPTGSTYRALEDDGAAQALAADIEREGLQPLEDRYDCGSSSGGPAGWFPIADGDLDDDGTEVGRAACWVDGDGDAVLAWAWDDLGTYGVAEVRGGGDAQLSILRGWWDSSADRGYS; from the coding sequence GTGACCGTCCCGGAGCCCGGCGGGCGCTTCGGCCCCTACCGCGTCCTCGGCGTGCTCGGCACCGGCGGCATGGGGTCGGTGCTGCGGGCGCACGACGACGAGCACGAGCGCGACGTCGCGCTCAAGGTCCTGCACCAGCAGTGGGCCGCCGACGAGGGCTACCGCGAGCGGTTCCGCCGCGAGGCCCGCATCGCCGCCCGGCTCAACGAGCCCCACGTCGTCCCCATCCACCGCTTCGGCGAGATCGACGGGCAGTTGTTCCTCGACATGCGGCTGGTCGAGGGCGAGGACCTGGCCTCGCTGCTGCGCCGCGCCGGGCGGCTGGCCCCGGCACGCGCCGTCGACGTCGTCGGCCAGGTGGCCCGGGCGCTCGACGCCGCGCACGCCGGCGGCCTGGTGCACCGCGACGTCAAGCCCTCCAACGTGCTGCTGGTCGCCCGCGGGGACGGCGGCGACCTCGCCGGCTCCGCGCCCGGCGAGGACTTCTGCTACCTCGCCGACTTCGGCATCGCCCGCACCTCCGAGGACGCCACCGGGCCGGCGCTCACCGGTACCGGCATGGCGGTCGGCAGCACCGAGTACATGGCGCCCGAGCGCTTCGGCTCGACCCCGCTCGACGCCCGCGTCGACGTCTACTCCCTCGCCTGCGTGCTGTTCGAGGCGCTCACCGGCCGGCGGCTGTTCCCGGGTGCCGACCCGGTGGCGCTCATGGCCGCGCACATGCACTCCCCGCCGCCCCCGCCGTCGTCCCTGGCGCCCGGCGTCCCGCCGGCGCTCGACGCCGTGGTGCTGCGCGGGCTGGCGAAGGACCGCGAGCAGCGCTGGGCCACGGCCGGGGCCATGGCCGCCGCCGCGCGCGCCGCGCTCGCCGAGAGCGGCGTCCCGGTGCCCGGCACCGACGCCGGGACGACGGTGGGCCCGTCGGCCGCGGCCGGGAACGGCCGGGCGGCCACCCGGCAGCAGCAGGCCCCGCCGCGACCGCTCGCGCCGCCCACCACCGTCGGGCCGCGACCGCCGGCCGCGGCAGGCGCGCCGCGCACCGCCCGTCTGCCGTGGGTGCTCGCGGCGCTCGGCGCGCTCCTGTCCCTCGTCCTCGCCGTCGCCCTGGTGGTGGTCGCCGTCCGGTCCGGCGACGCCGGCGACGCCGCAGCCGGCGCCGGGCAGCGGCTCGTGGCCGCCACCCTCCCGGCCGGCGTGGAGTCCGGCGACTGCACCGAGCAGGAGCCCGCCGACGGCGTGCTGCGGGAGGTCACCTGCCCGGCCGACCCCGAGGGCGTGCCCACCGGCAGCACCTACCGGGCCCTGGAGGACGACGGCGCCGCGCAGGCACTGGCCGCCGACATCGAGCGGGAGGGCCTGCAGCCGCTCGAGGACCGCTACGACTGCGGATCGAGCAGCGGCGGCCCGGCCGGCTGGTTCCCGATCGCGGACGGCGACCTCGACGACGACGGCACCGAGGTCGGCCGCGCGGCCTGCTGGGTCGACGGCGACGGCGACGCGGTGCTCGCCTGGGCCTGGGACGACCTGGGCACCTACGGGGTCGCGGAGGTGCGCGGCGGCGGCGACGCGCAGCTGTCGATCCTGCGTGGCTGGTGGGACAGCAGCGCCGACCGCGGCTACAGCTGA
- a CDS encoding GNAT family N-acetyltransferase: MTVRLRVPTTEDADVWAALFDDAEVMRYVGTGEVRDRAWYAAFVERQQELAGSTGLCLFSVLVGDEVAGFTGVQPWTQPWGPTGVPEVGWRLGRRFWGRGTATEAGRTALDRARALGVPRVVAVVHAENAASLAVARKLGLTEERALRAPSGAPVLQLGAVLAERGADGPASG; the protein is encoded by the coding sequence GTGACCGTGCGGCTCCGCGTCCCCACCACCGAGGACGCCGACGTCTGGGCCGCCCTCTTCGACGACGCGGAGGTCATGCGCTACGTCGGCACGGGCGAGGTCCGGGACCGGGCCTGGTACGCGGCGTTCGTCGAGCGGCAGCAGGAGCTGGCCGGGAGCACCGGCCTGTGCCTGTTCTCGGTCCTCGTCGGCGACGAGGTCGCCGGGTTCACCGGCGTCCAGCCCTGGACGCAGCCGTGGGGGCCGACCGGGGTGCCCGAGGTGGGCTGGCGGCTGGGCCGGCGGTTCTGGGGCCGGGGCACCGCCACGGAGGCGGGGCGCACGGCGCTCGACCGGGCGCGGGCGCTCGGGGTGCCCCGGGTGGTCGCCGTGGTGCACGCGGAGAACGCGGCGTCGCTGGCGGTCGCGCGGAAGCTGGGCCTGACCGAGGAGCGAGCCCTGCGCGCGCCGTCCGGTGCACCCGTGCTGCAGCTCGGCGCCGTCCTGGCCGAGCGCGGCGCGGACGGTCCCGCCTCCGGTTGA
- a CDS encoding DUF2510 domain-containing protein encodes MTGPGLTAAPAGWYPDPDGAAGMVRWWNGESWSDVTTPAGPGVAVQASPVVAPPRPPAPSTWGSDAWPPGRAPERRPPGRTAWWIGGAVLAVVAVVVLALVVGLSGGSPTGPGAVTDPPVASSPPAGSTFPPGTVRIVDEEAGISYPFLGNGWYEYDRGLMPETRTIAGQYFITQEQTPDGGNFIAQCTSGPVADGYGWTGPGSEQATVTALADSVRAAYYPYPNEREVLRDEALTVDGHAAHLVEFQLTWDVDGYDSTGERAALLVVDVGRPDPALLYVSIPNTHAELYGTIDRVIADIDVL; translated from the coding sequence GTGACCGGACCTGGGCTGACGGCCGCGCCCGCGGGGTGGTACCCCGACCCCGACGGTGCCGCCGGGATGGTGCGCTGGTGGAACGGGGAGAGCTGGTCGGACGTCACGACGCCGGCCGGCCCGGGTGTCGCCGTCCAGGCGTCCCCGGTGGTCGCCCCGCCCCGCCCGCCGGCGCCGTCGACGTGGGGGAGCGACGCCTGGCCGCCCGGCCGGGCCCCGGAGCGCCGCCCGCCCGGCCGCACGGCCTGGTGGATCGGCGGCGCGGTGCTGGCCGTGGTGGCCGTCGTCGTCCTCGCGCTGGTCGTCGGGCTGTCCGGCGGCAGCCCGACCGGCCCGGGAGCGGTCACCGACCCGCCCGTGGCGAGCTCCCCGCCGGCCGGCAGCACCTTCCCGCCGGGCACCGTGCGGATCGTCGACGAGGAGGCGGGCATCTCCTACCCGTTCCTCGGCAACGGCTGGTACGAGTACGACCGCGGCCTGATGCCCGAGACCCGCACCATCGCCGGGCAGTACTTCATCACCCAGGAGCAGACGCCCGACGGCGGGAACTTCATCGCCCAGTGCACGTCGGGACCGGTCGCCGACGGCTACGGCTGGACCGGCCCGGGCAGCGAGCAGGCCACGGTGACCGCGCTGGCCGACAGCGTGCGCGCGGCCTACTACCCGTACCCGAACGAGCGGGAGGTGCTGCGCGACGAGGCCCTGACCGTCGACGGCCACGCCGCGCACCTGGTCGAGTTCCAGCTCACCTGGGACGTCGACGGCTACGACTCCACCGGTGAGCGCGCGGCGCTGCTCGTCGTCGACGTCGGCCGGCCCGACCCCGCGCTGCTCTACGTCTCCATCCCGAACACGCACGCCGAGCTGTACGGGACCATCGACCGCGTCATCGCCGACATCGACGTGCTCTGA
- a CDS encoding alpha/beta fold hydrolase: protein MAGELLRIDVGDLTFDVRADGPGDGRPVLLLHGFPETSASWAAVTPRLTEAGLRTYAVDQLGYSPGARPQEVEAYALTNLAQVTADLMTQMGVPVADVVGHDWGANVAWALAAWHPDRVRSLTAVSVPHPAAFTAAFRGDPEQKERSAYIRLFWQAGKAEEVLLADDARRLRRMYGDAVDPEAVDEYVAVLSAPGALTAALNWYRAMSSATPVDDVAVPTTYVWSDADMAIGRIAAEGCAAHVTGDYRFVELAGISHWVPEQAPDQLATAILDRVASS from the coding sequence ATGGCCGGAGAACTGCTGCGGATCGACGTCGGTGACCTGACCTTCGACGTGCGCGCCGACGGCCCCGGGGACGGGCGGCCGGTGCTGCTGCTGCACGGCTTCCCGGAGACCTCGGCGTCGTGGGCGGCGGTGACGCCGCGGCTGACCGAGGCGGGGCTGCGCACCTACGCCGTCGACCAGCTCGGCTACTCCCCCGGTGCCCGGCCGCAGGAGGTGGAGGCCTACGCGCTGACCAACCTCGCGCAGGTCACCGCGGACCTCATGACGCAGATGGGGGTGCCGGTCGCCGACGTCGTCGGGCACGACTGGGGCGCCAACGTCGCGTGGGCGCTGGCCGCCTGGCACCCCGACCGGGTGCGCTCCCTGACCGCCGTCTCGGTGCCGCACCCCGCGGCGTTCACCGCGGCCTTCCGCGGCGACCCCGAGCAGAAGGAGCGCTCCGCCTACATCCGGCTGTTCTGGCAGGCGGGGAAGGCCGAGGAGGTGCTGCTCGCCGACGACGCCCGCCGGCTGCGCCGCATGTACGGCGACGCGGTCGACCCGGAGGCGGTCGACGAGTACGTGGCCGTGCTGTCGGCGCCGGGCGCGCTGACCGCCGCGCTGAACTGGTACCGGGCGATGAGCTCGGCGACGCCGGTGGACGACGTGGCGGTGCCCACCACCTACGTGTGGAGCGACGCCGACATGGCCATCGGCCGGATCGCCGCCGAGGGGTGCGCGGCGCACGTGACCGGCGACTACCGCTTCGTGGAGCTGGCCGGCATCAGCCACTGGGTGCCCGAGCAGGCGCCCGACCAGCTCGCCACGGCGATCCTGGACCGCGTCGCGTCGTCGTGA
- a CDS encoding M16 family metallopeptidase yields MTAATGADLTLRHPVERFSLDNGLRVVLAPDRSVPVVAVTVFYDVGMRNEPEGRTGFAHLFEHVMFQGSAHVPKMEHARLVQAAGGTFNGSTHQDFTNYYEALPSEALERALFLEADRMAAPAITEENLRNQIDVVKEEIRVNVLNRPYGAFPWLQLPQIAFESFANTHDGYGSFVDLESSTVEDATDFFSRYYAPGNAVLCIGGDLDVGETERLVRHWFGRVEAREVPPTPNTGEPSPTTVRRDVVEDRLAPAPAVALGWRVPDPVGDLDTYLGTVLLAELLSEGDASRLERRLVHDDRLAVAQSSYVGLFGDPFDVRDATLLTTQVHHPAAVGVDDVLGAVHDEIGRVATEGVSVEELARVQARTSAQLLRQADSVLGRTLAFAGAELVHGRAELAGELAARLAAVTPDAVQAAAKGLDPGTAAVLELRATGGAR; encoded by the coding sequence GTGACAGCAGCGACTGGGGCCGACCTGACACTGCGGCACCCGGTGGAGCGCTTCTCGCTCGACAACGGGCTGCGGGTCGTCCTCGCGCCCGACCGCAGCGTGCCGGTCGTGGCCGTGACCGTCTTCTACGACGTGGGCATGCGCAACGAGCCGGAGGGCCGCACCGGGTTCGCCCACCTCTTCGAGCACGTGATGTTCCAGGGCTCGGCGCACGTGCCGAAGATGGAGCACGCCCGCCTGGTGCAGGCCGCCGGCGGCACGTTCAACGGCTCCACGCACCAGGACTTCACGAACTACTACGAGGCGCTGCCGTCCGAGGCGCTCGAGCGCGCGCTGTTCCTCGAGGCCGACCGGATGGCCGCCCCGGCCATCACCGAGGAGAACCTCCGCAACCAGATCGACGTGGTGAAGGAGGAGATCCGGGTCAACGTGCTCAACCGGCCCTACGGCGCCTTCCCCTGGCTGCAGCTGCCGCAGATCGCGTTCGAGAGCTTCGCCAACACCCACGACGGCTACGGCTCCTTCGTCGACCTGGAGAGCTCCACGGTCGAGGACGCCACGGACTTCTTCTCCCGCTACTACGCGCCGGGCAACGCGGTGCTGTGCATCGGCGGGGACCTCGACGTCGGTGAGACCGAGCGCCTGGTCCGCCACTGGTTCGGCCGGGTCGAGGCCCGCGAGGTCCCGCCGACGCCGAACACCGGCGAGCCCTCGCCCACGACCGTCCGCCGCGACGTCGTCGAGGACCGACTGGCCCCCGCACCCGCCGTCGCCCTGGGCTGGCGGGTGCCCGACCCGGTCGGCGACCTCGACACCTACCTCGGCACCGTGCTGCTGGCCGAGCTGCTCAGCGAGGGCGACGCCTCCCGGCTGGAGCGCCGGCTGGTGCACGACGACCGCCTCGCCGTGGCGCAGAGCAGCTACGTCGGGCTGTTCGGCGACCCCTTCGACGTCCGCGACGCCACGCTGCTCACCACCCAGGTCCACCACCCGGCCGCCGTCGGTGTCGACGACGTGCTCGGCGCCGTGCACGACGAGATCGGCCGGGTGGCCACCGAGGGCGTGAGCGTCGAGGAGCTGGCCCGCGTGCAGGCGCGCACCAGCGCCCAGCTGCTGCGCCAGGCCGACTCCGTGCTGGGCCGCACCCTCGCCTTCGCCGGTGCCGAGCTGGTCCACGGCCGCGCCGAGCTGGCCGGCGAGCTCGCCGCCCGGCTGGCCGCCGTGACCCCCGACGCGGTGCAGGCCGCCGCCAAGGGACTCGATCCCGGCACCGCGGCGGTGCTGGAGCTGCGCGCCACCGGAGGAGCGAGGTGA